A window from Candidatus Zixiibacteriota bacterium encodes these proteins:
- a CDS encoding GDSL-type esterase/lipase family protein, with protein MTGKWRMVLLVSLIGNLTIIYVGYKAWQYRTNINYWLDKYLYVVDEFSGRSTYESADAALKSDTIVPGRIVFFGSQVMAEWPLAEYFPDFEAINRGVTGQRVAGFLLRFRPDVIELGPEYVVIEVSSYNFRPNSRPREILDYVISLAEMARCYGIEPVLTTCIPPRDDFEVDEHEDYIVRDTVATYSQWLAEYAHKHRITVADWRSAVADTAGYLRHDLARTKVDLNPDGYRAIAATVLEAFRTANHRPADSGDRHE; from the coding sequence ATGACAGGCAAATGGCGAATGGTGCTGCTGGTTTCGCTGATCGGCAACCTGACGATAATCTATGTCGGCTACAAGGCCTGGCAGTACCGTACGAATATCAACTACTGGTTGGATAAATACCTGTACGTGGTCGACGAATTCTCCGGGCGGAGTACCTACGAGTCTGCCGACGCGGCCCTGAAGTCGGATACCATCGTTCCCGGCCGGATCGTTTTCTTCGGATCCCAGGTCATGGCCGAGTGGCCGCTCGCGGAATACTTCCCGGATTTTGAGGCCATCAACCGGGGTGTAACCGGACAGCGCGTGGCCGGGTTCCTGCTTCGGTTCCGGCCCGATGTTATCGAACTTGGGCCGGAGTATGTGGTAATCGAGGTCAGCTCGTACAACTTTCGCCCCAATAGCCGGCCCCGGGAGATTCTCGACTACGTCATCTCACTGGCCGAGATGGCGCGATGTTACGGTATCGAGCCTGTCCTGACCACCTGTATCCCTCCCAGAGATGATTTCGAGGTGGACGAACACGAGGATTATATCGTGCGGGACACGGTCGCGACGTACAGCCAATGGCTGGCCGAGTACGCCCACAAGCACCGAATCACAGTAGCTGACTGGCGCTCGGCCGTGGCCGACACGGCGGGGTATCTTCGGCATGACCTGGCCCGGACCAAGGTCGACCTGAACCCCGACGGCTACCGGGCGATTGCTGCGACGGTTCTGGAGGCTTTCCGGACCGCAAATCATCGGCCTGCCGACAGCGGGGATCGCCATGAATAG
- a CDS encoding HNH endonuclease encodes MAGSNGSVINRNVLMLNQNYEPLTVCSARRAIVLLFQGKAEMVETADGLKVHSVSRSFALPSVVRLAEYRRVPFRYIMLTRKNIIVRDGHRCQYCGTGRGAMTIDHVIPRKLHGTDTWENMVCACIKCNNLKGDRTPEQAGLQLIKKPTRPSHITFIQRHLSANDHRWRRYLFMD; translated from the coding sequence ATGGCTGGTAGTAACGGCTCGGTAATAAACCGCAATGTTCTGATGCTCAATCAGAACTATGAACCGCTGACGGTCTGTTCGGCGCGACGGGCGATTGTGTTACTATTCCAGGGAAAAGCTGAGATGGTGGAAACCGCCGACGGTCTCAAAGTACACTCAGTCTCGCGCAGTTTCGCGCTGCCGTCGGTGGTCAGGCTGGCCGAGTACCGCCGGGTGCCCTTTCGTTATATCATGCTCACCCGTAAAAACATAATCGTCCGCGACGGCCACCGTTGCCAGTATTGCGGCACCGGACGCGGGGCGATGACTATAGATCATGTCATCCCGCGCAAGCTTCACGGGACCGATACCTGGGAAAACATGGTGTGCGCCTGCATCAAATGCAATAATCTCAAGGGCGACCGCACCCCTGAGCAAGCCGGGCTGCAATTGATCAAGAAACCCACGCGCCCCTCGCATATTACCTTCATTCAGCGCCATCTTAGCGCCAACGATCATCGCTGGCGCCGCTATCTCTTCATGGATTAG
- a CDS encoding methylaspartate mutase subunit E, whose protein sequence is MKEAYRVLIGSVGDDIHAVGMALLTLAFREAGFVARNLGILNQLDDFFHQAPGYDIIMISCNNGHADLYLHGFARKLAAYKLADSTPRLWYLGGNLSVSDDAEITKKKYLQMGFDFVAPKPVTLEVIMENLTADLHRRGMKQQPVADRVADDFPILANLETVSDDPMSDEVFAATRTEVLESWKTGSAVLTTDVRKNHTVPSKNLHNVIVDRMQNDGGPLLQPRTGVAHVSDQIDLLRYLRGFGLDVSSIQLDAASRKNMYAQAEEGVRRTEKGKRSFLNGYPVPVHGVPGVEQIVQAIETPFQIRAGSPDHRLVYEIALAGGATSLEGGFICYLFPYDKKLSPVDNLRYWKYVDKLTGLYFRQYGIVINREFFGPLTTSLIEPTIPICVNIVQSVLSARTGVQCLSVGLAEQGNRIQDIASLRVLETATQQYLSRYGFPHCTVSTVYHHYMAAFPTDPAKAREVIVNSSTTGALAKASRFMVKSPVEAYKIPSKEDNGEALQLTRKGVQQAAHVKVDQARIEAEMTRLRKQVDAVMAQIESLGRGSLARGAILAFQTGLLDIPFSPSTYNRNQLLTARDCDGAVRFVNPQRMPFDEATRDFHLQRIHERKTRERVTRDSQLLARDLTRIGKNDFAHWPLDGGYVV, encoded by the coding sequence ATGAAAGAAGCATATCGCGTTCTCATTGGCAGTGTCGGCGACGATATCCACGCGGTCGGCATGGCCCTCCTGACTCTCGCTTTTCGCGAGGCCGGTTTTGTCGCCCGCAATCTCGGCATTTTGAATCAGCTCGACGACTTTTTTCATCAGGCGCCTGGATACGACATTATCATGATCTCCTGCAACAACGGCCACGCTGATCTCTATCTCCACGGTTTCGCGCGCAAGCTCGCGGCGTACAAACTGGCCGACTCTACACCTCGGCTGTGGTATCTGGGCGGCAATTTGTCCGTAAGCGACGATGCCGAGATCACCAAAAAGAAGTATCTCCAAATGGGTTTCGATTTTGTCGCTCCCAAGCCGGTGACGCTTGAAGTCATCATGGAGAATCTAACCGCCGACCTTCATCGCCGGGGCATGAAGCAGCAGCCGGTAGCGGATCGTGTCGCGGACGACTTTCCCATACTGGCCAATCTCGAAACTGTCAGCGATGACCCGATGTCCGACGAGGTCTTTGCTGCCACCCGTACCGAAGTGCTGGAGTCATGGAAAACCGGCAGCGCCGTGCTGACGACCGATGTCAGGAAGAACCACACCGTTCCTTCCAAAAACCTGCACAACGTGATCGTAGACCGAATGCAAAACGACGGCGGTCCTCTACTGCAGCCTCGCACCGGTGTGGCCCATGTCAGCGACCAGATCGACCTTCTCCGGTACCTGCGGGGGTTCGGGCTCGATGTTTCGTCGATTCAGCTCGACGCCGCCAGCCGCAAGAATATGTACGCCCAGGCGGAGGAGGGAGTCCGCCGAACAGAAAAAGGGAAGCGGTCGTTTCTCAACGGGTACCCGGTGCCGGTGCACGGCGTGCCGGGAGTGGAGCAGATCGTGCAAGCAATCGAAACCCCGTTTCAAATCCGCGCGGGCTCGCCTGATCACCGCTTAGTCTATGAGATTGCGCTGGCCGGTGGGGCGACCTCACTCGAGGGCGGGTTTATCTGTTATCTGTTCCCCTACGACAAGAAGCTCTCGCCGGTCGACAACCTGAGGTACTGGAAGTACGTCGACAAGCTGACCGGGTTGTACTTCCGCCAGTACGGGATCGTGATCAACCGGGAGTTTTTCGGACCGCTGACGACCAGCCTTATCGAACCGACCATTCCAATCTGTGTGAACATAGTCCAGTCAGTGCTCTCCGCCCGAACAGGCGTCCAGTGCCTTAGTGTCGGTCTGGCCGAGCAGGGCAACCGGATTCAGGACATCGCCAGCCTCAGGGTGCTCGAAACCGCCACACAGCAGTATTTGAGCAGGTATGGTTTCCCTCACTGTACCGTCTCGACGGTCTACCATCACTATATGGCAGCCTTCCCTACCGATCCGGCCAAGGCTCGCGAGGTAATTGTTAATTCCTCGACCACGGGAGCACTGGCGAAAGCCTCGCGGTTTATGGTCAAGTCCCCGGTCGAAGCCTACAAGATTCCGTCGAAGGAAGACAACGGCGAGGCCCTGCAGTTGACTCGTAAGGGAGTTCAGCAAGCGGCCCATGTCAAAGTTGATCAGGCCCGGATCGAGGCCGAAATGACCCGCCTCCGTAAACAGGTGGATGCGGTTATGGCGCAGATTGAATCGCTCGGTCGCGGTTCTTTGGCTCGTGGGGCGATTCTCGCATTTCAAACCGGCCTTCTCGATATTCCGTTCTCGCCAAGCACTTACAACCGTAATCAACTACTCACCGCACGCGATTGCGACGGTGCAGTCAGGTTTGTCAATCCTCAGCGGATGCCGTTCGACGAGGCCACACGCGATTTCCACCTTCAGCGCATTCACGAGCGCAAGACCCGCGAGCGTGTGACTAGGGACTCGCAACTGCTTGCCCGCGACCTTACCCGTATCGGCAAGAACGACTTCGCACACTGGCCGCTCGACGGCGGCTACGTGGTTTGA
- a CDS encoding amino acid racemase → MVKQNRPRLGIIGGMGSVAAAYFFKRLIELTPAKTDQEYVETFVHNNTQIPDRTAGILYGQPSPLPELRRSVEILNRMGADYIVLACMTSHYFIPQLQEHSQATILDGIAHTAERCRDLGLKRVGVIASTGAIKLGLFQKQLLQRDIEALVLRDKDQEFYFTEPIYAPWGIKAGNVTGQPKERLRQGAQILIESGAEAIVAGCSELPLVFKPEEFPVPLVDTIDILLETAIRKCLQPDAPSRLTPGR, encoded by the coding sequence TTGGTCAAGCAAAATCGTCCCCGGCTGGGCATTATCGGCGGCATGGGTTCAGTGGCGGCGGCCTACTTTTTCAAGCGTCTGATCGAGCTGACCCCGGCCAAGACTGATCAGGAATATGTCGAGACGTTTGTCCACAACAACACGCAAATCCCGGACCGCACCGCCGGCATTCTCTACGGCCAGCCGAGCCCGCTGCCTGAGCTTCGGCGTTCGGTTGAAATCCTCAACCGGATGGGCGCCGACTACATCGTCCTGGCCTGCATGACGTCGCACTACTTCATTCCCCAACTGCAGGAGCACTCGCAAGCGACTATTCTCGACGGCATCGCCCACACCGCTGAGCGCTGCCGCGATCTGGGTCTGAAAAGAGTCGGCGTGATCGCATCGACAGGAGCAATCAAGCTCGGCCTGTTTCAAAAGCAACTTCTCCAGCGCGATATCGAGGCGCTGGTGCTACGCGATAAGGACCAGGAATTCTACTTCACCGAACCGATTTATGCCCCCTGGGGAATCAAAGCCGGTAATGTTACCGGCCAGCCCAAAGAGCGGCTGCGCCAGGGCGCACAGATTCTGATTGAGTCCGGCGCCGAGGCGATTGTTGCCGGGTGCTCCGAACTCCCTCTGGTATTCAAGCCAGAAGAATTCCCGGTACCGCTGGTGGATACAATTGACATCCTGCTTGAAACCGCGATTCGGAAATGCCTCCAGCCCGACGCGCCAAGCCGTCTGACCCCGGGCCGGTAA
- a CDS encoding glycosyltransferase family 2 protein: MENWPKISVVLPIRNEAKYIARTIQYLLDQDYPRDKLEIIVGVGDSIDDTAEIVQRLSMSDSRVRYLHNPKRWSSPARNLGARAATGDIITFIDGHTYIDNDQLLKSTARLMAEHNVAVLSRPQFLETPENATFQTAVALVRRSPLGHGLDSTIYTDKDMFVNPASAGASYRREVFEKVGYFDETFDASEDYEFNYRVAQAGFKAFTSLKLAVYYYPRNSIAGLFRQMARYGTGRMRLARKHPATLGIGTLIPPLFALGLVVLPLVALWLSAFWYVFAVLYGLYVAAVLVSSMAIALRHGIVHLVLAPPIFLTIHLGLGCGFLQELVRGRESNAGERPS, encoded by the coding sequence TTGGAAAACTGGCCCAAAATCAGTGTTGTTCTGCCTATCCGCAACGAGGCGAAGTATATCGCCCGAACCATCCAGTATCTTCTGGACCAGGACTACCCGCGAGACAAGCTGGAGATCATTGTGGGAGTCGGTGACTCGATAGACGACACGGCAGAGATCGTGCAGCGACTTTCGATGAGCGACTCACGGGTCAGGTATCTGCACAATCCGAAGCGGTGGTCGTCGCCGGCGCGAAACCTCGGCGCCCGCGCCGCGACGGGTGACATAATCACCTTCATCGACGGCCACACCTATATCGACAACGATCAGCTCCTGAAGAGTACGGCGCGTTTGATGGCCGAGCACAATGTCGCCGTGCTCAGCCGACCGCAGTTTCTCGAAACCCCGGAGAACGCGACATTTCAAACCGCGGTGGCGCTGGTGCGGCGGTCGCCTCTTGGCCACGGGCTTGATTCGACAATCTACACCGACAAGGACATGTTCGTAAATCCGGCCAGCGCGGGAGCATCGTATCGGCGCGAGGTGTTCGAAAAAGTCGGCTATTTCGACGAGACTTTCGACGCCAGCGAGGATTACGAGTTCAATTACCGAGTGGCCCAGGCAGGATTCAAAGCGTTTACCTCGCTGAAGCTGGCAGTCTACTATTATCCCCGAAACTCAATCGCCGGCCTGTTTCGACAGATGGCCCGCTACGGCACCGGGCGAATGCGCCTCGCGCGCAAACACCCGGCGACTCTCGGAATCGGCACGCTCATTCCGCCACTTTTCGCCCTCGGCCTCGTGGTGTTGCCGTTGGTGGCGCTGTGGTTGTCAGCGTTCTGGTATGTGTTCGCCGTACTGTACGGGCTTTATGTCGCAGCGGTACTGGTGTCATCGATGGCGATTGCACTGCGCCACGGAATTGTTCACCTGGTGCTGGCTCCGCCGATATTCCTAACCATTCATCTCGGCCTTGGCTGCGGCTTTCTCCAGGAGCTGGTTCGTGGCCGGGAATCTAACGCTGGGGAGAGACCTTCATGA